In Oncorhynchus nerka isolate Pitt River linkage group LG21, Oner_Uvic_2.0, whole genome shotgun sequence, the genomic window ggggagggttagaggggagaCGGAGCTAGGCTCATCCATAGACAGTCACTCAGAGACTATATATTGGTACAGGTATATGGAATATGGTGTTGTCCCAGACCTTGGTTCCTTGTTGAGCAGGGAGCTGATGAAGTCTTTGGCCTGGTCAGTGATCTCTTCAAAGCTCTCCTCGTCAAACTCCCACTGAGCACCAGTCACCAAGGCCAGGGTCTCTGCTTCACTGTTACCCTGGAAGGGAGACTCGCCACTCAGTCtgaacacacgcacgcatgcagacacacacacacacgtatgcagaCACACGCATTTGAACTTGATATATGAGCAATAGCAATGTGTGGCCACTAGGTGGCGGAAAAGCTCAATTTTGTCAAGTCCTGCTGTAGGTAAAGAATGTCTAATTGAGAACGAATGAAACAGAAAATTGCCTTAGTACTCACAATATATAGCAGATGACTCCAATGCTCCACATGTCTGTAGCTAAGCTAACAGGCTCATAGCCAATCACCTCTGGAGCCACAAACTCTGGTGTCCCGTGCATCACCTTCAGGGGAGTggaggggtctggaggagagacaACACCTCAGGGTAATGAGGATgactcccaaatgacaccctattccctacatagtgcactaatttggaCCAGGGCCTTTTTAAacacagccctatgggccctgatcaaaagttattccctatataggtaatagggtacCATTTAAGACACAGCCCATATATCACAGTGAACACAGAGGCAGACATTCAATTTCCAGGTGTTGCAATGCAAACCAACAATGCTTCCAAAACCTGCAGCACCATTCATAGGGCTCTGTATAGGGCTCTGTCCCCCAGCCATCCCCACTCACCCAGCTTGCTGGCCAGGCCAAAGTCAATGATCTTGATGCGCGTGCCAGTGTGGTCAACACACACTATGTTTTCAGGCTTCAGGTCCAGGTGGATGATGTTCTGCTGGTGCATGTAGCCCATCCCCTCCACGATCTGCTGCATGTAGTGCACACTGGCCGGCTCTGTGTGCACAAAGCTGTCGTCCACTATACGCTCAAACAGCTCACCTCCGGCAATGCTGCACACATACAATCACAGGATCAATGAGGTTGTATTTTCAACTTGATTCAATCCAACTCAATTCACATCAGTGACAGGGGACGTCATGCATTTACTTCTATAGGGCTCCATGGCTTCCACTGCCATGTATTGTGGTCAATGGTTGTTGTCTAGATTCTATACTTACAACTCCATGACCATGACCATTTCTGGCTTGAGATCATAGGCCCCCAGACACTGGACCAGTTTGGGGTGGTGCAGGTAGTTCATCAGCTCTATCTCTTTACGGGCCGCCTCCCTCTCCTTGGCCCGCCGGCCCTTGTAGAACTTTCCGGCACACACACGACCCGTCTCCTTGTGAGTCAGTTTGAACACCTGGCCAAACTTCCCCCTGCGGAGTGTCACATGGGATCGACGTCATTAAAAAGAAAATGTGGTTTGCTTGCTCCTCTTTAGGTGGTAGTGGCGGCTGTAGTAATAATGGTAGTAATACGTTTTTCATGGGCTACAGGTTAGTGATAGTGACCTATTTTAGATTGGCTGTAGGTGTGGAGTTACTATAATGGGTTATTGTGGGCTGGTATAGTAGGGTAGAGGGAGCACTACAGTATATCATCATAAGCCATATAAAGTGTTAAGCTCTCAACATGTTTTGTCTAAAAGTTGTGGCACTGATTTCAGTTGATGTCGAAGCCTGCATTCCGCCATTGAAATGAACGGGGATACAACCAGCTTTATAGTTTGTGACGTAGGAATGATAGCAACAAGTTGTGTTGAAGGGATCTAtctatattgagtcagtctgcaCAAGTCAACGTCAGGGTGGGGTTTGTAGCGGTGGTCAGTAGTTgcgtggttgtggtcagtatacAAGCAACCTATTCCAGACCGGTCTGCACGTTTTAAACTTTCAATGGCGTTTCTAGCTTAAACGGTGGAGGACTTGTAGTCATTTTTCCCATTCAAGTCTATTACCCCTGAAATCCATTGGGATTCATGCAaatagtgtggtagtgtgtaacGTATATGTAGTATcaaaactgttttatttattttaccaacAGTACCACTGCAATTGTTAGTTGTTTTGGTGTTGGTCGTTTTAAATGGTTCAAGCCTATGGAACTGAAAAGTATAAGTGGTATCAAAAAACACTGCGGAGGGTCAgcctgcacattttaaagttgtTTTGGTGTTGGTAGCTTTTACGGTTTTGTCCCTACAGGTGGCAGCGGAAGAATAAGTCCGGCCAACAGAGTAGTTTAACTGCTTTACACATAAACAGAGCGAATAGAGTTGCATTAATATTGCCATCCATGCAATGGCTTGATGAGACACTTTTGACCATACAAATCAGAATCAGTCTATGATTACATTAATGCGTGTAGGTGGGTGGGCAAACATCTGGATTTAAAAATTCAACAAAGGGCCCCGCAGATTTTTTGGGGGACCGATTTGTTTGTCAAAATTAATTTGCGGGCCAGAAAAAGGGCAGTTATATCGgtccattatcatttctacaAACTTTATATCTAGTGACAGATGTTCAAGAGTCGCCTggagtgtttgtttttttaccgACAATAATTTGCCCCAAAAATGTATAAATTCTCAAACCTCCCGCAGGCCGGATCGAATGGCCTCGTGGGATGGATCTATACTTTGCCCACCCCTGCtatagacatacagtacatagacacacagagcTGCGAACCCCATGGACAATAATGCAATGGTAATCGGTGCCAAACCGTTTGTATAATCAAGGCTCCAGAACAACTTTCTCCATCTGGAGATCTGAGATAGAGATCTGACCAGGAATGTAAAGGAAGGATTGTTGTCTCCAAGTTATCCCTGACCACGAGACCTGACCAAGAAAAACTGGGGGTTTCACTAGGGACTtcatggtcaggaaaaactcagTGTTCTAACTACAGTACTAGAATTAAAATATTATATTCTATGGTCCTAACGACTAAATCACTTCGACAACTCTCTGGGAGTTAGGTGTCAGTAGAGATACATACACGTGTAAAAGACATGGTAGAGTGAGTGGGTCAGAAAATTAAACCACATCCCTTATTCTGACTAAACGGAGATGATCAGGGTTGCTGTTtgaacacttctctctctcctctgacgcAATATTCCCCTCTCTGTTGACTAAACACTGAACCAACAAGTGTTTTTGTCAAGGCTAGATCAGTCATGTCTTTGACATTTCAGAGGGGAgggaacttttttttttttcccccacTTGAAAAACATTTGTGAACAAGAGCTGGCATGAAACGAGATAGTGAGTGTCCCTTGTCTAGATGAACAGACATCTTTGTTCATGTCAACCTACCAGAGGATAAGAGAGGTTATCGCTAAACCTGCTGATCTGGTGGCAGTGAGTTGAACTCATTTTGTTATCTACACTGCATTATACACaggcatgtgtgtgttttgtgtaatGCTTCATGGGAGATACTCACACTCCCAGTTTCTCCAGTACATTGTAGTGATCAGTGACCTTGTGGGTGGAGTCGATGGTGACGTCCTCATATGTCCGAGGAGACTCCTCCTCTTGTGGCTCAGCTAcagatcacacacacagagacagacatgtgAGCTGTCAGTCATCCGATACACCTAATGCTCGCCATTGACACAAATCTATAGGAAACAGATTGAGTTGAAATCTTGTTGAAATGCGTTCCTCTCTGCAGCTGGCATGAAGTCCATGTGACAAACAAACTCGattaacattttacatttgagtaatttagcaatcactcttatccagaacgacttacagtagtgagtggatAAATGTTTTGTATTGGTCCCCTGCGGGAATCGatcccacaaccctggcgttgcaagcgccatgctctcccaactgagccacacaataTACAGCCACACATGATGAAGTTCACAGTATACGACTCCTGCTGGAACCAATCAACTAGACACCGACATGGCTCACCTATCTGCTCCATCTTGATAAGCGGAGACTCCTCACTGGGCTCGCTCACCCCCACCACGTTGTAGGCCCTCACCCGGAAGCAGTACTCCCCCTGAGGCTCAAGCCCGGCGCGCACCTTGTAAGAAGTACTCTTGCAATGGGCTGTGAGCTCACTCCAGCCCCCAGACTCAGCGGGGCCTTTCCTCCTCACCTCCACCACGTAGCCCAGGACAGCACTGCCTCCGTCGTAGCAGGGCCCAGACCAGGACAggaccaaacagagaggagagacagagaggagagacaccacagggCTGGAAGCTGGGGACTGGGGCCGCTCTGGGACCAGGAAGACACGGCACAGGTTACAAACAGGTTCGGCACAAAAACACAGACATATTTTGCAAGTGTTATTTACCTatgacagaaagagtgagggtgTGCTGCGCCGAGCTCCTGCGGTCTCGTACTACAATGGTGTAGCGTCCTGAGTGCTCAGGTCCTGGCTCTGCTATCACCAACGTACTGCTCTGATCACTGCTCTCTACCCACAACTCAGACCCATCtacaacctacacacacacacagagacagagagagaaagagagaggcaaaaAGACAAACTGTACACTCACACACTCAGAAGGCTTGGAAAAGAAGGCTAGTGATACTTGTTTACTCTTCAGAAAATAATATTGGTACCGGTTCTTTATTTCGTATCCAGCAGGACACCACAGGGGAACTTCCACTGAACACACACGTCAGACGGGCTGTCTCTCCTAGCCGTGCCTCAATGTGGGATGGGGGATCCTTAAACTGCAACAAGGCTGCGAACGACAGGGTAAACCCCGTTTTGAAGAGTCCACTAGAGGCCTCAAGAGGCCACAATAATGATTTGTTTACAAAACATTATTATAACTGCGTGTGAGAACTGTGTGCGTTCTTGTACATGTAAaagtgttatggtgtgtgtatgagtgGTTCTGGTTGTTTGTTTGTACggatgttgtgtttgtgtgtatgggtTTAAGTGTGCGGGTCTGCAGGGAGGTTTTCATGACCAAACACAGATGACATACCACACAAGCAGGAGCAGTCCTTATGAAACCATGAGGATCCAACAAGTTAAACTACAaaacgtccacacacacacacagtacataacaTGGTAAAGGATACAGACCAAACATTCATTTTCAATGTAAATTAAATGCCAATACTGTTATCAAGTATGCTGAAGATAGAAATGGTTAGATATCATTTATAACCAGGGACAGATGACTTCCTTATAACCCTGACATTATATTACAGAAGAGAATTCATTTTAAGAGCAAATACCCAAAGGGCTTTGTGGACACAGGCCTCTTTCTGGTCAGTAGTCAAATCGGTATGGTACATTTGACTAAAACCACTGTGATAAAGCTGTACTTCTGTTCTAATTGGTGTGAGTGTATAAAGCACTTTCTCTTTGAGACGAGAGGGACTGACGTCACCACCTCCCATGGAATGCATTCAACTGATGCCCGTCTAGCCTAACAAACAGCCCTATTTTAAAAATCACTCCATTTCAAATTGAATAAAATGATTCATTTACTGGCCTAATTGTAAACAACTTTCCTCTTTCTTACACACAGATTAGAGGCAACTGATAAGACTGGACAGCCAGCATACATTAAATTATGACAAATCAGATTCTGGGCAATCCACAGAACGATGTAAGCCTAAAAGTTACCTACACAAAAGTATGCAATtaagtcagg contains:
- the LOC115104134 gene encoding myosin light chain kinase, smooth muscle-like isoform X2, with protein sequence MENRGSKLLLSSNNDSVFRQPSSPRSSNTPSPGGPRKVSTEVTPKKRASSGTALLQFKDPPSHIEARLGETARLTCVFSGSSPVVSCWIRNKEPVVDGSELWVESSDQSSTLVIAEPGPEHSGRYTIVVRDRRSSAQHTLTLSVIERPQSPASSPVVSLLSVSPLCLVLSWSGPCYDGGSAVLGYVVEVRRKGPAESGGWSELTAHCKSTSYKVRAGLEPQGEYCFRVRAYNVVGVSEPSEESPLIKMEQIAEPQEEESPRTYEDVTIDSTHKVTDHYNVLEKLGVGKFGQVFKLTHKETGRVCAGKFYKGRRAKEREAARKEIELMNYLHHPKLVQCLGAYDLKPEMVMVMEFIAGGELFERIVDDSFVHTEPASVHYMQQIVEGMGYMHQQNIIHLDLKPENIVCVDHTGTRIKIIDFGLASKLDPSTPLKVMHGTPEFVAPEVIGYEPVSLATDMWSIGVICYILLSGESPFQGNSEAETLALVTGAQWEFDEESFEEITDQAKDFISSLLNKEPRRRISCDEALVHSWIAEPISADPSTTKCLSKEKMKRYLAKQKWKKTGKALLALKRMALLSKADGPGSSTIPAEDSPLSPEAEQALQSLEVKLQGVPQFSLTPTDQTVSQGSTARLSCHLTGYPDPEVVWLRGEGPLEESSRVQIEYEEDGLCTLVLAQVGPEDSAVYTCRATNDQGKALCSAKLIVKE
- the LOC115104134 gene encoding myosin light chain kinase, smooth muscle-like isoform X1, translated to MSSDSSSKKRYVSTLRMYIGPTNTSPGQGKNILAASITSATATRTGIDTASSTGSSCPTPNPLRGLDPPLFTEPLEDCSADEGSDITLRGVITGSQPISVSWLHNGEAVFFGEPLFDGSETRLVVRECLPEDAGAYTCVAENRAGKTSSSAAVCVRDFETICGVLNATSHTSPPLNNSIMENRGSKLLLSSNNDSVFRQPSSPRSSNTPSPGGPRKVSTEVTPKKRASSGTALLQFKDPPSHIEARLGETARLTCVFSGSSPVVSCWIRNKEPVVDGSELWVESSDQSSTLVIAEPGPEHSGRYTIVVRDRRSSAQHTLTLSVIERPQSPASSPVVSLLSVSPLCLVLSWSGPCYDGGSAVLGYVVEVRRKGPAESGGWSELTAHCKSTSYKVRAGLEPQGEYCFRVRAYNVVGVSEPSEESPLIKMEQIAEPQEEESPRTYEDVTIDSTHKVTDHYNVLEKLGVGKFGQVFKLTHKETGRVCAGKFYKGRRAKEREAARKEIELMNYLHHPKLVQCLGAYDLKPEMVMVMEFIAGGELFERIVDDSFVHTEPASVHYMQQIVEGMGYMHQQNIIHLDLKPENIVCVDHTGTRIKIIDFGLASKLDPSTPLKVMHGTPEFVAPEVIGYEPVSLATDMWSIGVICYILLSGESPFQGNSEAETLALVTGAQWEFDEESFEEITDQAKDFISSLLNKEPRRRISCDEALVHSWIAEPISADPSTTKCLSKEKMKRYLAKQKWKKTGKALLALKRMALLSKADGPGSSTIPAEDSPLSPEAEQALQSLEVKLQGVPQFSLTPTDQTVSQGSTARLSCHLTGYPDPEVVWLRGEGPLEESSRVQIEYEEDGLCTLVLAQVGPEDSAVYTCRATNDQGKALCSAKLIVKE